The genomic region GACGGGTCGAGGGCTCCCGGCACTGCCTCGGCATCCGCGGCGGCCAGCTCGTAGTAGCGCTCAGGCTCGCCGCCCAGCACGGGCGCCGAGGCGGTGACACGGTGCAGGTAGCCGGCGTGGGTGGAGCGCAGCTGGTTGAACAGGAACTTCCAGTCCCGCCGCAACAGGGCGATCACCGGCGTGTTGCCGTCCTGTGTGGCGATAGCCAACTCCTCTGGGAAATCGGGGTGTTTGATGATGATGACGCCCGGCCCAGTCGACGGCCGGACTGTCGATGTTGACGCTGCGACCCGCCCGTTGACCATCTGCACGCCCTGCGCCTTGAGCCGGCGCAACGTGCCCTGGACCTGCTTGCCCGCCGCGGCAGCTGCTTGAGGACCCAGGACGTTTCCCGCTCTACCGTGCCGGGCTCACCCTCGCGGGGTGATCTGCACGACGACACCACCAGCGGTGCCGAGGCCCACGTACAAAGCCAACCCATCCGATTTCAGCTCAAAGGCGAGGTAGCGCGGCCAGCCGCGCTCACCCAGGGGCAGCGTGACTTCTTTGGTGCCCGCACGTACCGGCGGACGGACCGTGACGGCTCGTTCCACACGCTGTGGGGCGGGGACCGGTCTGAGGTGACGGGCTGACCCAGCCGTGATGCACCAGTGGGGCCGGTGTCGCCACTGGCCCACTGGTGCGTTGATATTCTCGCTGCCCCGCCCGACAACAGGTGTGGGCACAGCGGTTCGGGGGGGATGGAGTAGATGAGGCCACGTCTGGTGTTCGTGCACGGGGTGGGAAAGCCACGGGAGGTCAAGACCGAGCTGGAGGAGTGGCGGGCCGCGCTGACCGTCGGCGCGCGTGCGGCCGGGCACTCCCGAAAGGCCGCGCAGCTGCTCGACGGCGGAGCGGTCGACATCCACTTCGCTTACTACGGCGATCTCTTCCTCCCGGGGGCCGCTCCCGACAATGAGGCTGTGGCCCCCGTCCCCGCACCCGCCGGACCGGACGAGGAACTGCGGGAGCTGCTCCTCGACATGGTCGACGAGCAGCTCGAAGCGCCCCGCGACGACCGTCAGGCACAGGCGCTCCGGGTGACCAGGAACAAACTGGCGCCGACCGGCGAGGAACAGGGACCCGGCAGCCTCGCACGGCAGGTACTCGTCGGGGCCAACTCCCTGTTCGCGGTGCCGGGTCTGCGTACCTTCGGCGGCTGGCTCAGTGCCGGAGCGATGAAGCACGATCTGCACCAGGTCAGGAGATATCTCGCCCGCAAGGAGACCGACGAGGCTGGCCTGAGCCTCGACCGGCGCATCCGTGCCCGCGTCGCCACGGAACTCGACCCCGAGGGACCCACGGTCGTCGTCGCGCACTCGCTGGGGACTGTGGTGGCGTTCGAGACACTGCACGCGCACTCCGCGCACGTCCCGTTGTTCGTCACGCTCGGATCACCGCTCGGAATGCGCACGGCAGTACGGCCGCGGGTGCGCCCGCAGCCCGTACAGACCCCGGAACCGGTCGGTCGCTGGCTGAACTTCTGGGACCGCGACGACTTCGTCACCGGTGGCACCGAACTGGCCTTGTGCATCGCCTCAAACGCCGCCTCGGTCGCTCCGGTGAGCACGCGGGTCGATTCGGACGGACTGAATGTGCATCCGGCCGTCAAGTACCTGGCGCAGCCCGCTGTCGCGGGCCCGCTGATCGAGGCGCTCGACGCGGTCACTGTCGCATGACACCGTCCACACCGCCGCGTCACCTGCTGGTCATCGCGCCGCAGTGCCCGGCCCAAGGACTGCTGACTGGTCTGGAGGAGACCGCCGAGTCCCTGCACGCCGTCCTCCTGGACGATGAGCTGGGCGGCTGCGAGCCGAGCCCGCCGGGCGTGCCCTCCCTGCTGTGCGGGCTCAGCGTCGGCAGGGCCGCGATCGACCAGTCGGTTCGGGACGCGGCGGACCGGGCCGGGGCCGCGGAGGCGGTGCTGTTAATCGCGTTCCTCGGACACGGCACCACCCTCGGCCAGACGCCCAAGCTGGCCTTCATGGCGAGCGACTCCCACGAGGATGTCGCGACCAGTGTCGTGGACGTCGGCGGGCTGCTCACCCTGGCCCTGGACGTCCCCGGTGTGCGGGGCGTCATCGCCCTGGTGGACACCTGCCGCGCCGGCGGGGCCGTACCGGATCTCGGTGGGCTGGCCGGAGGGGTCCGGCAGGGCGCGACCAGCCTCTCCCTGCTGATGTCCGGGAGCGCGGTCGAGTCGGCCCACGGCATCGCGTACACCCGGACGCTGGTGCGCGTGCTGCGCGACGGCCTGCCAGACGCGGGGACGTTCCTCTCGCCGCAGGACGTACAGGAGACCGTGGACAAGGAAGCGGGCACCAGCTCCCAGTTGGTCACGCTGAACGGCCTCTCCCTGGATGCCCGACCCTGGTTCGCCCGCAATGCACGGCACAGGGCCTACGGCGCGCTGCTGGGGCCGCTGGGCGAGGAGGATCTGCAGCTCGCCCTTGCCTCGCTCGGCGATGCGGCTCCCGCCCTGCCGATCGTCACCTCCGGCGATCTGGCCCGGCTGCGCCGGACCCTGGCGGCCCTTGACCGGCACCAGGCCACCGCCGACCAGCACCTCCCTCACGCCCTGCGCACGGTCGACCGGCTCGCGACCGCCGTACGCACCCGCGAGTTCCTCCTGTCGTCCTGGCCAGGCAGTCTCCCCGATTCTGAACGCATCCGCCGCGCCTATGTGACGGCGGCCGGCCGGCCCGCGTCCGCGTCCGACGGGGACGAACTGCTGCGTGACTGCGTCGAGTCGCTGTGCCTGCGAGTACCTCGCGCCAAGGGCAGTCCCACGGCGCCTCTCGCCACCTTCGTCGCCGCGCTCGCGGTGGAAGACGGTCTCGCGGCGGGAACGCCCGGACTCACGGGCTGGGCGCGAGGCATCGGGGCCGGCGTGGAACTCGTCGACGCCTTCGCCGCCCAGGCACGTCGAGCCGCCGAGAACAGGCTGCGGCTGGTGGTCAGCCTGCACTCCGCGATGGCCGACGAGTGGCCCGAAACCCTTCTCGTCTGGCTGTTGGACGGCGAAACCCTCGTGGGACGTGAGGACTTCCGCTGCCCTCCGACGCAGGCCGGCGTCGAACAGCGGTTGGGCGCGGTGCTCGCCTGGGCGACCCGGCAGGCCCGGTGCACCGGATTCAGGCTCAAACGCATCGACATCGCAGCGCCCGCCGCGCTGCTCGTCTGCTGGCGCCCCGAGGAAGCCAGGCTCGGGCAGCGACTGGGGCTCTACTACGACATCGTCCTGCGCTGGAGCGACCGGCTGAACCTCCCCGCCTACCTGGGCCTGATCAACGAGTTCGCCCGGAACCAGCTCGACGAGATGAAGGACGGCCCGGCCACGCCCGTGAACTGGCTCGACAAGGCCGAACTCAGTGCGGTGCAGAAGCTGGTGGAGAGCCTCGGCAACGGCTGCTACGGCGGTGCGCTGGCGCTGCGACACCGGCCGCAGCGGCTCCAGGAACTCCTGGAACCCCTGCTCGCGTACGCCCCGATGGTGCTGTGGCCGGACGGCACGGGAGATCTGCCGCAGGCGTCGCAGGACAGCGTGGAACGCAACTGGGCGAGACTCCCCGGAGAGTTCAGCGCCGCCTACCGCACCTCCTGGAAACAGGGGGACCCGGCGCACGAGCACACCGATCTCGCCCGGGTGCGTTCCGTGTGGCTGGACGAGCAATGGCTGGACTTCTGCGACGCGTTCGCGAACGACTCGATCGATGGAGAGAACCCACGATGACCTGGACACCCTTCTACGTCGGCGACGGCACCCCCCGGGACGTGGACCTCGGTGTCCCGCCGCCCTGGCGCACCTTCCCCAGGCAGCCCCGGCCCGAGCGGTTCCAGCCGCCCCCCGGGCTCGTCGAGGCCGTGAATGCTGCGCTCGCCCTGCGCCGTCCGCTGCTGCTGACGGGCGCCCCGGGCTCCGGCAAGTCGTCGGTCATCAAGCAGGTGGCGACGGAGTTGCGGCTCGGGGAACCACTGCGCTGGCACATCACCTCCCGCAGCACCCTCGTGGACGCGCTCTACCGGTACGACGCCCTGGGGCGCATCCACGCACAACGCCTGGGCGGCGAATCGGGCACCGACGACATCGCCCCCTTCCTGCAGCTCGGACCGCTGGGGACGGCACTGCTGCCGTCGAAGGCGCCGTCCGAGCAGCCCCGCGCCCTGCTCATCGACGAGATCGACAAGAGTGACCTCGATCTGCCGAGCGATCTGTTGGACGTGCTGGAGCACGGGGAGTTCGAGATTCCGGAGCTGGCGCGGTACCGGGACGACGACGTGGACGTGCGGGAATGGGAGAGCAATGCCGTCCATCGGATCGTCAAGGGCCGCGTGCGGTGCGACAACTTCCCGTTCATCGTGCTGACGAGCAACGGCGAGCGTGACTTCCCCGCCGCCTTCCTGCGGCGCTGCATCCGGTACACCATGCCGATGCCGGACACGGAGTCGCTGCGGCGGGTGGTGGCGGCCCACTTCGAGACCGATGTGGCGCCCTCGGGTCCGGTCGACTCACTGATCGTCACGTTCGTCGACCGTCTGCGGGCAGGCGAGAGCCTGGCCGTGGACCAGTTGCTCAACGCCGTGCACCTCCTGACCGGTGCCCAGGCGCCGGAGGGAGCCGCCGCCGAGGAGGTCAGGGAACTGATCCTGCGTGAGCTGACCGGTGCCTGAGGAAACGGACGGGCCGGGGGATTCCCCGGGCGTGGAGCGGGTCACCGGCCTGAACGGGGCCGTGTTGGCGATCGGCGCCGTGGCACCAGGGCTTGACGCGACGGCGCTCGCGGAGGCGCTGTGGCTGGCCTCCCGTATGGCCGCCGGCTCGGCTCCGCCCGCACCCGAAGAACCGGCGTCGGCGTCGGCGTCGGCTCCCGCACGGACCGGGCCGTCCGTCCAGCGCCTGCCGCGCGTCGGTGACTTTGTGCGCCAGAGCCCTCCGACGGCCCCGGAGAACCAGTCGGCCCGTCCCCTCCACGAGCGGCTGCCCGGATCCACCGGCCGAGTCCCCGGTGACGCGGTCGCCGTCCCCCGGGCGACGGCGCTGCCGTCGGCGCTGGAGATGACGCGTGCCCTACGCCCCTGGAAACGCCCGTGGCGCACGGGGCGGCGGATGGCGCTCGACCTCGACGCGACTGTGGCGGGGTACGCCCGCAGCGGGGAGCTGATCCCGGTCTTCGCTCCCGCTCCAGAACGCTGG from Streptomyces sp. QL37 harbors:
- a CDS encoding AAA family ATPase, with amino-acid sequence MTWTPFYVGDGTPRDVDLGVPPPWRTFPRQPRPERFQPPPGLVEAVNAALALRRPLLLTGAPGSGKSSVIKQVATELRLGEPLRWHITSRSTLVDALYRYDALGRIHAQRLGGESGTDDIAPFLQLGPLGTALLPSKAPSEQPRALLIDEIDKSDLDLPSDLLDVLEHGEFEIPELARYRDDDVDVREWESNAVHRIVKGRVRCDNFPFIVLTSNGERDFPAAFLRRCIRYTMPMPDTESLRRVVAAHFETDVAPSGPVDSLIVTFVDRLRAGESLAVDQLLNAVHLLTGAQAPEGAAAEEVRELILRELTGA